From Shewanella acanthi:
TCCTAAGTTCAAAGAGATGTCTGGACGTCTAAATGTACCTAAGGCCAACCCCAGCGTCAATAGGCGTTAAGACGTTTAGACGTCTAAACATAAAGAAATCTGATTGCAATCATCCAGAAATAGTAGCAATAATTTGACTGTTAACTGTAAGGGGTTAAAATCTGCCCCGAATTTAGCGTTATAACAGGTGAGTCAATGACTGAATGGAATGGGGAATACATCAGCCCCTATGCTGAACACGGCAAGAAGAATGAACAAGTAAAAAAAATTACTGTGTCTATTCCGCTTAAGGTACTGAAAGTACTAACGGATGAGCGTACCCGTCGTCAGGTGAACAATTTACGCCACGCGACGAACAGCGAGCTACTGTGTGAAGCGTTTTTACATGCCTACACTGGTCAGCCTCTGCCTAATGACGCCGATCTATCTAAGGACAGCCCCGATAGCATTCCTGCCGAAGCCAAGCGCTTAATGGATGAGATGGGTATTGAATGGGAAGACATGGAATAACGGCGTGTAGCCTTAATCCTGCTGTTTTCACATTTATCCAACGGATTAGCTCAACGCTACGCGTCTGGATTGGTTGGATATCATAGGGATCGTTTGCCAGTGTTGAAACTGGCTGAAGTAACGGTCCCTTTTTCTTGACTTGGATCCCTAATGTTTGCCGTGATTGATCCCCAGACGCTTGTACTTGCTTCTGTTATCGTCTTTTTTGGCGCCCTGACCCAAAGCCTAATCGGGTTTGGCCTCGCCGTGGTCGCAAGTCCACTGCTGTATATTGTCGACCCCGAACTGGTTCCAGCGCCTGTGATTGCCATGGGGTTTTCAATCGCGCTACTCACCCTGCTGCGTGAGCGTGGTCATCTAGAATTCAACGGTTTGCAATATGCACTGCTTGGCCGTGTGCCCGGCGGCTTAATTGGCGCCAGCCTGCTGTTGTTTGCACCGCAGCCGATTCTTGGCCTTGCCATCGCCCTGATTGTGGCCATTGCCGTGGTATTTAGCCTGTATAAATTTACTCTTCCAGTGAATAAGGCGACGCTCTTCGGTGCTGGTGTGGTCTCGGGGATTTTCGGTAATATTGCCGCCATTGGTGGACCGCCGATGGCGATTCTCTTAGCGGGTAAAGATGCCTCTAAATTTCGTGCGGCGTTGTCGGCCTTCTTTATTTTCAGCTCGGCTATCGCGCTGGCGATTCTGGGGGTAACGGGGTTACTGGAACTTAAACACCTTTGGCTATCGCTCATGCTGCTGCCTTCAGTGTTATTTGGTTATGTGGTCGCGGGTAAACTGGTTAACCGCGTCGATAAGCAAAAGACCAAGATAGGAACGCTGATCCTTTGCTCCATCAGCGCCATAGTATTAACGGTTAAGTCAATTTTCGCACTGATTTAGGGTCTAGAATCAGACCCGCACTCAAGCTTAAACCAATTCTATATCGAG
This genomic window contains:
- the metJ gene encoding met regulon transcriptional regulator MetJ, with product MTEWNGEYISPYAEHGKKNEQVKKITVSIPLKVLKVLTDERTRRQVNNLRHATNSELLCEAFLHAYTGQPLPNDADLSKDSPDSIPAEAKRLMDEMGIEWEDME
- a CDS encoding sulfite exporter TauE/SafE family protein, with translation MFAVIDPQTLVLASVIVFFGALTQSLIGFGLAVVASPLLYIVDPELVPAPVIAMGFSIALLTLLRERGHLEFNGLQYALLGRVPGGLIGASLLLFAPQPILGLAIALIVAIAVVFSLYKFTLPVNKATLFGAGVVSGIFGNIAAIGGPPMAILLAGKDASKFRAALSAFFIFSSAIALAILGVTGLLELKHLWLSLMLLPSVLFGYVVAGKLVNRVDKQKTKIGTLILCSISAIVLTVKSIFALI